The following are encoded in a window of Myxocyprinus asiaticus isolate MX2 ecotype Aquarium Trade chromosome 17, UBuf_Myxa_2, whole genome shotgun sequence genomic DNA:
- the LOC127455147 gene encoding ADP-dependent glucokinase-like has product MAIELLSGVKYGSVLSLAVVLVAYWFRSPDGSVLDERLDAVLSSLLRAEQKVDMNVSRPRVAIGFGGCVDIIVDGVALLNKIGLKPTDQPLHHDYIENADQLAQSFAYFFSPGAASERFVMNDTLFSELVEASRELPGNRWSIGGNAPVMASRMALEGCDVLLGGSFSTDFTDILSQRITVAGNTVDEPDIHLIMEYPTGATWGPYTSRRANRYIVHSDDHNPYLDSMEQFQEKLKGYKPDLLVVGGLQMMDSFPFKQGERESLLGKLAQMLSSASPQTAVHFEMASFVDEGLMSDLLDFVLPHADSLGMNEQELPNLLSLFRGSNLTVLSDPNPRVATVLDQMRELYRLVNQRHQEAETGRPLTRLHVHTLAFQAIIVKRGSQWKNTMSATAKASLTANRHVCGSPDIDLSKARLIMDESFSVSRQEGSQRIPLKESRPVSCWDEEDYEICVAPVLVCTEVYQTAGGGDNISAAGLVLQI; this is encoded by the exons ATGGCCATTGAGCTTCTCTCTGGGGTTAAATATGGTTCGGTTTTGTCTCTTGCAGTGGTGCTGGTGGCGTATTGGTTCCGATCCCCGGACGGTTCGGTTCTGGACGAGAGACTGGACGCGGTTCTTTCTTCATTACTGCGAGCGGAACAGAAAGTAGACATGAACGTGTCCAGACCGCGAGTGGCCATCG GTTTTGGCGGTTGTGTGGATATCATAGTGGATGGAGTGGCTCTGCTAAACAAAATCGGTCTGAAGCCGACGGATCAGCCCCTCCACCACGACTACATAGAGAATGCAGATCAGCTGGCCCagagttttgcttattttttctcCCCTGGAGCTGCTTCCGA GAGGTTTGTGATGAATGACACTCTCTTCAGTGAACTGGTGGAAGCTTCTCGTGAATTGCCAGGAAACAGGTGGTCTATAGGAGGAAATGCACCTGTCATGGCCAGCAGGATGGCACTAGAAGGATGTGATGTGCTTTTAGGGGGAAGTTTCAGCACAGATTTCACCGACATTCTGTCTCAGCGCATCACAG TGGCAGGAAACACTGTGGATGAGCCAGACATCCATCTGATAATGGAGTACCCTACAGGTGCCACATGGGGGCCATATACCTCCCGAAGGGCCAACAG GTACATTGTCCACAGTGATGACCATAATCCATACCTAGACTCCATGGAGCAATTTCAGGAGAAGCTGAAGGGATATAAACCAGATCTTCTTGTGGTTGGAGGGCTACAGATGATGGACAGCTTCCCTTTCAAACaag GAGAGCGTGAGTCTTTGTTGGGAAAACTGGCACAGATGCTGTCCTCCGCGTCCCCACAGACCGCAGTCCATTTCGAGATGGCCAGCTTTGTGGACGAAGGTCTGATGTCTGATCTACTGGATTTTGTTCTTCCACATGCCGACTCTTTGGGCATGAATGAGCAAGAGCTGCCCAATCTCCTGAGCCTTTTCCGTGGCAGCAACTTGACCGTGCTGTCCGACCCCAACCCTCGTGTAGCCACCGTGCTGGACCAGATGCGAGAACTCTACCGCCTGGTAAACCAGCGCCACCAGGAGGCAGAGACAGGCCGCCCGCTCACACGCCTCCACGTCCACACGCTGGCTTTTCAGGCTATCATCGTCAAGCGTGGCTCCCAGTGGAAGAACACCATGTCAGCCACGGCCAAAGCCTCTCTAACGGCCAACCGCCACGTTTGTGGCTCGCCGGACATTGACCTCAGTAAAGCGCGGTTGATCATGGACGAATCGTTCTCAGTGAGCAGACAAGAAGGCAGCCAGAGGATCCCACTTAAAGAATCGCGACCTGTTTCCTGTTGGGATGAGGAAGACTATGAGATTTGCGTGGCGCCTGTGCTAGTGTGCACCGAGGTGTACCAGACGGCTGGAGGAGGGGACAACATTTCCGCCGCTGGGCTCGTACTGCAGATTTGA